DNA from Rosa rugosa chromosome 6, drRosRugo1.1, whole genome shotgun sequence:
TTTTgtgcttcctcctcttcatatagctctcatCTTCCAAATTTATTTATATCCAATATGGCTGAAGAAAGGGGAAACACAGGTCCAGTGGCCGGACAAGagggagatcaaagtgaagatgATAATATCCAAGACAAAAGGAGATGgacggatgaggaagatgttcaattgtgcaagtcttggaaaaTTGTTGGCCAAGAACCGGCTGTgggcacaaatcagaaaaaaaacgaCTTATGGAGGCGTGTGAGGCGACACTTTGTCGCAAATTGGCCCCAGAGCCGATCAGCTTCCTCTTTGCAAGgaaggtggaaaattttgaaggttgaactctatgagtggcattgtgcattaaggcaagcgaaaaattggtacaagagcggttcgaatgcggttgatgaggtatgtatttgttgataaatcatttaatttgttgatacattatagtaaaatattacatgataaataatgtagtaattataatatcgttttaattgtagtaattgttttttgttacaattaagataattagttgataaataatgatgtaattacaacgatgtttatatttgtactaattgatttttattgtaaaacgGGATAGAtacttttttattaaaattatgacctttatatttgttgataaatcttattgatacattatagtaaaatatgtcttgataaataatgtagtaattataatatcgtttaaattgtagtaattgtttttcgttataattaaaatatgtcttcattaaaattatgacctttataaTAGATGACCATTCATAATAGGGTTTATATTTGTAgtaattgtattttttttattgttttttatttatttcgtAGCGAGATGAAGCACATAAATTGTGGCATGCCGGGATGAAGAGAAAAAATGGGAAGGCAAAAAAACACAATTTTCAGGGTTTTGCTAGTTACGTTGTTGTGGAGGGCTTTGCACAATTTAAAGACATCCCTAGTCATACATCCGGAGGAACATGAAATGGAGGAAATCAACATACGCCTACACAACCAATTCCTGGAAATTCTCccatcaacttggacatggatgtAGATGAGGTAATTGCAGGTGAAACCGCAAATCCCaatgtgaggcctcaaggaaggaaGGCTGCCAAAGAAGCAATACGGAAAGGAAAGAAGGCAGCGCAAGATCAAAGTCCTTTGTCAAGCACACTCGAGAGTATAGCGAACAACCAAATAGAGGCAACCGCGGGCAAGAAAAAACTCGATGATGAATTCGCTCGAAGTCtccaagaggaagagaaaagagcATGTATCCTCTTGCAAATCGAAATGCGAAAAGAGCAACTCCTATTTAAAGAGAGGGCAGATCGAattaaagagagggaagagcgtattatggagatTGATACAAGTAAAATGACGCCAAATAAAAAGCGTTATtggtcaagaaaacaaaagaagatagcGGAGAAAGAAGATCTTGACGAGCAGCCGCCACCTTCTATGGGTGGATACTATCCACAacccaattttggtggtgcatttccacaaccaaattttggtagtgcatacccacaacctcCTTTCCCCGGTGCATACCCATAACCACCTTACCCCGGTGCCTAGCTACCCACAACCACCTTGCTCCGAtggattcccacaacctcccttaaccggtggattcccaccacctcccttcaccggtggattcccacaacccccttaccccggtgcatactatccacaaccaccttaccccgggggatatcttacacaaccacaattttcacctttctctacgggtgattccaccaaccctaaccctaatgatGACCCTTCAAACGCAAATTGGATTTCTTGAGAGGATGAGGATTATGATtatgatttgaataattaggtgattatgcatgttgttaattgtattgtacttattcctagtttttcatttatgtaagcataaattttatgaaataaaagttgtGTTTGAAAATTCCTCTTATTAAAGCACACACCCTATATTCAAAATAGTAAATTGCATAAATCTCAATTATTATCATCTATTTATATCAAATATATTCtaatttaatagttttttttttttaaataatgaaCAGTGAATCATAAGTGAACAGTAAAGATTAACAGTTAAAACACTAAATGAACAGTGGAAATGAATAGTTAAaattgatgaacagtgaaagatGACCAgtttgaccggtcaagaaaaacaacgggtggaaacccatgtccagtggcagtgaacagtctcttgactggtcgaattcttgacttctcgaccttgacatttcttgactacgggtgaacttgctcttaaggGTTATCATATGACTTGTACATCCGTACAAATATGGAGAATATGTTGTTGAATAAGACAACGTACAGAACGTACATGAGCTACGTGGCTGCTTATCTTTTCAAACCCTCGATCTATCAAGTTTTTCCATCTACTTAATTAGATGACCCATTCGTCAAATTTAGCTGCTTCGATCTCTCAGCTAATTGCGATGCTTCCTTGTAGCGAACTTAAATTGTCAAATCAATAgactttttctatttggcattGATAGACATTTCGATACTAATTTCATTACAGAAGGTTCCATTGTATCATTAATTCCAAATATATGAGTTGTCACCATCTTCATAGACCACACAAGTCAATGTTCAACCCACAGCCGCCTTCCCCCGTTTGGAATAAGTACCCAGCAGAGAATAACTAGCTTAGGCTTGTTGAAATTGAACTACTTTTCAAAATAAGTGCATTGATccctatatatctatatatacttgCTTGCTCCACCACCATTCCATCGATCACTCACAGCACTTGAAAAGCCAGAAATTCAAAACACACTTCATTTGTTAAAGAAGCTAAAATGGCAGAGAATAATAAGGAAGCAACATCTCCCTATCCGTTGATGCCCTCCGCCCCCAGCTACATGAGGAGCGATCAGGAAGCCGCGGCGTCCGCTCCGCCTAGCGCGGAGGAGCTTCGTCACAAGAAGCGCATGAGGTGCCTTCTCTACGTAGCTATCTTCGCCGTGTTCCAAGTCGTAGTGATAACAGTGTTTGCACTCACCGTGATGAAAATCAAGAGCCCCAAATTCCGGGTCCGGAAGGCGTCGATCACTGACTTTGAAGTCGGCAACGCCACGAGTCCGTCGTTTGATTTGGAAATGGACGTTCATTTTGGGGTGAAGAACACCAACTTTGGTCACTTCGAGTATGAAGATGGAATAGTTGTGTTTTCGCACAGAGGTGTGAGAATTGGACAGGCCAATGTGGAGGAGGCACGTGTCAGGGCAAGATCGACTAGGAAGGTGGACGTTTCATCGGTGGACTTGACTTCGAAAGGTTTGCCGGCAAACTCACGGTTGGGGAGTGATATTAGTACGGGGATTATTCCGATTACGACGTCCTCAAAGTTAGATGGGAAGATTCATCTGATGAAGgtgatcaagaagaagaagtctgCTCAGATGAATTGCACCATGGAAGTTGTTCTTGCCACAAAGTCTGTTCAAAATGTCGTATGCAAGTGAAGTGATTCatcattttttatatttttcttttttgaatatttgatttttggatttgtttatttcttttgtGAGCTATATATTACATATGGAACATCTTGTTACAATTTACAAATGCTGTGTACGAGTGTTATATGTATATGACAGTTTCATTTTCCTCATAATTTATTTGGAATATAAGTAACAGTTTCATTTTCCTAATAATTTGGTCTTTGGGCCGAGCTTAGATATTTAATGGGCTAAGACGAAAAGATTGGATGTATTGCAGTCTTTGATACATAGAGGCCCAAAAGTGATCACCATCATGGTCCGAAGCTCTCTAATTTGGGCCTATATTGAAGAAGACTCGTTACAATGCTTGGTGTTCTCCTAGGGTCCTAACGGTGACCATATCAAAAAAGTCCTGGTGACCTAAGAATTTGTGATCAATTACGATTGATTCTGAATTTAACGATGAGATAAGTTAGACAACTCATgaacatttttaattttttaaacttTTCAGACTTTTAGTTGTTATTCTCCACCAACATAATTGAACATTGACTACGGACTTTTGGTCACAAAATGGACTAACAAAACACGGCAAATTGTGACATTATGGAGGTTGAAGCTAACTTATTCATTAAACATCCACAAAACTTGGATGATGATTGGAAATGATCCAATGAACTGAACCAATAGATTCGAATTCCAATTGTAATGTTTCCTCAGAATGTTGTTTTCCCCAAACAGAAAACTCACATTGGAAAATGACCTCACATGTAATGTGCCAAAGACATGCATCATGATGCAATTGACATTAATTAGATCCTTATATTAATCACCAGCAGACACAGTATATAGCTTTCAgaagaggaaggaaacagagCAAATCTATGGGTCCTCGGTTGAAAATAAGGTGTCGggtctttgtttgtttagtgTTTCTTGGAGGTGCATTGCATTCGCCTTAATTCAAATTCGTTTCAATGTGAAAGCTTTGGACCTTGTATTCTTATTGTTTGATGAACTGGTGCAATGAACAGAAATCTTGGCTCAACTACTGTTCTCAATGTTGATTTGGGACTTGGGAGTAAGTATTGTACATCTTAAAAGAGCAGTTCATGAGTCATTCGAATGGCTTCATCCTAGTATCTTGGTTCGAAGAAAATGAACACCCTTCAGCTATCTGAAGAGTCAATGGCACGAGAATTGGAGGTTGGGTGGTAGTAGAGCATTTGTGTGGTGTTTAAGTCAGGgtggtttttgagtttttattgaaTAGTTATGGACCATAATTTAACCTGTTTAAGTAATCGTAACAATACTATACATTCATCGTAAATGTAGACTAAGTTAAATACATGTTTTTCGTTCATTGCTAAAACATTTCTCATTACTTAACACAAGAAATGTAATTAATAAATTCTAACTTAATACATCAAAGATATTTATCGTAATATCCTATGTAAGATTCTAAGTTGAAATTTTATGTATTGCCGCGAACAATTAAAACATCCGTTCAATCCATGCAAAAGTTATATAACGATAAAAGTCAAGAATTTGTTAGGAATTATGTTTTGTAGTCTAAGAGTATTAAATAATAATGTACACTGCACAACTAAGTCAACAAAAAACTGAGTCCCTATGTTTGCTATCTTTTATCTTAATTTTCGTATGTTATTCACATGTTCATCAAATATGCGTAGAAGTTGGTTGACCCAGGGGCGGATCTAGGTAGTGGCTTGGGCGGGCTGGAGCCCGTCTGAGATTTTtaggcttaaaaaaaaaattagattataCTTTAATTGATATTTAATTGACGTGGGTTTAaatgtttaattgatgtgggtaagtgggtttaattgatttcaaaacTTATCAAGGTCGATCAGTGGGTCTTCTTTCTGCTGTGCAATTGTTGTtggtttaattgatttcaataGTTATCATTTTATCAATTGTTGTGCTATCTCAGTATCTCGGCCAGGAGCTTGGCCTCATTCGAATGCCGAGTAATCAGTTCAAGTTTATAGAGTTAACTTTGTAGATTGGGCTTGGGTTTATTTGCTAGCTATTTCGTCCTATCCATGACTTTATATTCAGAACAAACTTttgggttgaaaaaaaaaaaaaccatatatatgatgtatattttttgtttatatgtATGTTTGTTTAACGAAGtccacccgaactctcaaatTATCGAAGTCAAACTCCTCTCTGGCTCTCCCATTCTCTCTGTCCATCACAAattctcattcttcttcttcacaaaaaGGCCTAAATTACGAACTAAATTCATTCTTTGAACACTTGAACTCTCAGGTTCTCATCTCCCCACTCTTGCATTTGCACACCTGTGCATaattgtactaaaaaaaaaattttggccTTCGCCCAAAGAGACACATAAATATGTAGCCCTCCCTATTTTCGAATCCTAGATCTGTCACTGGGTTGACCTAGGTAATAGCTTTTTTAGCCTCTCGCCCTCTCCTCATATCAGGCtctaaatcctaaaccctaaggccatgtttgtttcccggaaagtgggcattgggaaatgaaacattttcctttcctgcgtttgggacagccaaggaagggaaacattttcccaaaggaaaggaaaaagtgagggaaattggttccctcccccccccccccccccctccggaaacactttcccaaagaaaaggaaattgattCCTTTCATTttcaccaaccaaacatggcctaaatTCTTCTCCGTAGTTTCTTCCCACATGTGCATGCATGTTAGTGAGTTTGGTACAAGAAAATTTCAGTGGAAGGTGAGTTGAaacaagtcaaacaactcactaCAAACATTTTTGGtctgaaactttttttttttttttgactttgtcaaggggaacccaaaggcttcctaggcccaagataaaccccttcggcgcatgtgaaatgctccaactgtgcattgcagcacagtgcctcgccactttgacagcttcgggattcgaacctaggttggggagcacacccaactagacaagaaccactaggccacttgcagtgatTATTTTTGGTCTGAAACTGATGACGTTTAAAAAGTAGGGGCTGCCGCTTACCAAACTAGGCTAAGAGACTTGAAAGCATTCTAAGATTTCACAGGCTTCGTAGTCCAGACCAAACTTCACTTCTATTACAAGCAATCATATTAGCCTTATGTGTATATATTCATCCAAACAGTTCCTTGCATTGAGATGGTGTTCATTGCAAAGTTGAAAACTAAACCCCATTTCCAAATGTCTGAAATGTGATATTCCTTTGTCTTTTTCCAGGTCTGTGATGTGGTTCACCGTGAAGCTTGCATTGGTGTCTGAAATCAGTGATAGGGGTCACAGTTGCTTGGCACTTCTTGTCGTCATAATGTAATCATGTATTGGAAACGCAGTGCGCTGCTGCAGTGCATGCCTTATGAATCCACTGTTGTTATATTCTGTGACGAAATAATCTTTCGATTAAAGTCGCAACTCGAATCAATTATTTTCGTAATACAAACTAACCATGTTTTAGTCCCAAGGTACGATGTCATTAAATCGTTCAAAACCGTTTACTTTCCTTGATTCCTTCGATCATCTTATGTTAGTAGCGGAGAATGGTCAAGCAAATCTGACATTGTTTAGCCGCATGATTGTTAACCATTTAATGTTTTATTGTAAATATTATGTTCATCATTTGTTTGTAACTTgttatttttttgaaagattACCTTGATATTATTGAAAAAGGTAAAATAGCATGCAATAAAAAAGAAGTTATTTCCGAATAAGATTTGAGATTTTCACCAACCAGATAGACTCTGCTCTAACAAATAAAGATCGAGCTAAAGAAAAGACAAAACTATTATAACGCCTACGCCTACCCACAAATTAGTTTAGTAACATTTGAAAAAGTTCGAGCTAAATTATAAGCAACTCCTTAACACGAGAAATATATTGTAGAAACTATCAAATAACCGGTTTGAATATGAGTTAACCCACAAAATGTCCGCATACAGTGATCGTCACTGTTACATATGATACTGCTCTTTCTTCTTGTACAAATTTTCATCTTGTGCAGAACCGCAggtattattttgttttcatttatGACTCTTGGCAATGAATGACCTCCAGTTTCTGGGGTCTCCTATAGGCAGTTGGGGTAACATTAAACCGAGTTGCATGTAATTAATAATGTGAAAAGTTATGGTTTGGTCAGAGTAGTTACAAATCCAGAACAGAGAaacagaaaatgagaaaatttgaATGACTTTATGgcagttttcacttttcacaGCTGCAACAAGCAGTCAAAATTGAAATGAATCACCGCAGACCAAAGATGGGATGGGTTGGTAAGAGAGCATCATCTGACTATTTGAATGCTCTTTCACTTTGGAACCAAAAATCTAGCATTTAACAAAAAAGTAATTAAAATGCTTCTTTTGCATTTCAAAAGCACTTTTATAAAAGCATCAATTCTGCTGTCCAGAATCAAATAACCAATGGATGGAAATCAAGCTTCAATGTTGTCCTCTTTCCTATTTTTCTCCTGgaaaaatttaaaatgaaaatgCAAAACCCTGATGAGTCAAATCAATATCTCTGAACTGAATGCAGAGAAAATAATGTCACATTTTATCTCTCTGATTGATTTGAAAAGATTTGCTTCTCTCATATATTCATTCAAAAGCAACATAAAAGCAACACTCTGATTGATACACAAACTAGAATCAGAGAGTCTGTTCAAGATTTCATAATGACCCATCACTTTACAGACAACAACAAGTGAAAAACCCTAATGGCATTCACTGGTTATCATTtagctaaaaccctaaaatctcAAAAACAACCCCTATGCTTCATTTCCTAAAACCTCAAAATTCCTTtatgttctttgtttttacAGCAGAGCACAAAAGAAACAGAGTCACCAAGCTCTGTTTTTCCCGCGTTTGAATCCAAATAAACAAAGCTTGATCAAATTTCAGAAGCATGCTAGCTCTTCCTCTATGGAGCTTCTCGCAGATCTCTCATGGGATTCGATCGCAAACCGTGATAGCATAGAAGAATCTgcaaatgaaataaaaaaaaataagagactTTTTCTTGCTGTAATCACACATCTGTTTTGAAATTTGTAAACAAGGAGAGTGATTCTTACCACTAGAATATGAGTTCATGGACGAACTAGTCCAACTTGTTGATCTTGATAGGCAAGAAGAATCTGAAATCG
Protein-coding regions in this window:
- the LOC133718387 gene encoding late embryogenesis abundant protein At1g64065-like, producing the protein MAENNKEATSPYPLMPSAPSYMRSDQEAAASAPPSAEELRHKKRMRCLLYVAIFAVFQVVVITVFALTVMKIKSPKFRVRKASITDFEVGNATSPSFDLEMDVHFGVKNTNFGHFEYEDGIVVFSHRGVRIGQANVEEARVRARSTRKVDVSSVDLTSKGLPANSRLGSDISTGIIPITTSSKLDGKIHLMKVIKKKKSAQMNCTMEVVLATKSVQNVVCK